The following proteins are co-located in the Gorilla gorilla gorilla isolate KB3781 chromosome 18, NHGRI_mGorGor1-v2.1_pri, whole genome shotgun sequence genome:
- the LOC129527692 gene encoding serine/arginine repetitive matrix protein 2-like isoform X1: MVKLSIVLTPQFLSHDQGQLTKELQQHVKSVTCPCEYLRKVINTLADHHHRGTDFDESPWLHIIIEFPRSYEVVITLWTVYLWLSFLKTIFQSENGHDGSTDVQQRAWRSNRRRQEGLRSICMHTKKRVSSFPGIKIGLEDICPLRKQVETKVQAKIRKTKVIKKVNHHYKINGKRKTAKKQKMFQRAQELRRRAEDYHKCKIPPSARKPLCNWVRMAAAEHRHSSGLPHWPYLTVETLKNRMGHQPPPPTQQHSITDNSLSLKTPSECPLTPLPPSPPPSADDNLKTPPLATQEAEAEKTPKPERRRAADVQPTPERPRAADVQPSPKPERPRAAEMEPSSPEPERPRVADVEPPPKPERQRAADVQPSPKPERPRAADVQPTPKPERPRAADVQPPPKPERPRAADVQPPPKPERRRAADVEPSSPEPERPRVADVEPPPKPERPRATDVQPSPRGEGPLTCNQHRNPRGGGSLTCNHRRNPRGGGPLICNHRSNPRGQGPLTCNHHHPNPRGGGSLTWKHHRNPRGRGPLTWNCHHPNPRGRGPLTWNHHRNPRGLGPLTCNHHRNPRGGGPLTSNQHRNPRGRGPLTWNHHHPNPRGGGSLMWNHHRNPRGRGPLTCNHRRNPRGRAPLTCNHHHPNPRGGGSLTWNHHRNPRVRGPLTCSHHRNPRVRGPLTWNHHHPNPERRRAADVQPPPKPERPRAADVDPSSPEPERPRVADVEPPPKPERPRAADVQPSPKPERPRAADVQPSLKPERPRAADMEPSSPEPERPRAADMQPSPKPERPRAADVEPSSPEPERPRVGDVEPPPKPERQRAADVQPSPKPERPRANDVQPSPKPERQRAADVQPSPKPERPRAADMEPSSPEPERPRVGDVEPPPKPERQRAADVQPSPKPERPKAADVQPPPKPERRRAADVEPSSPEPERPRAADVQPPPKPERRRAADVQPSPKPERQRAADVQPSPKPERPRAADVEPPPKPERPRAADVQPSPKPERPRAADVEPSSPEPERPSVADVQPSPKPERRRAADVQPPPKPERRRAADVEPSSPEPERPRVADVEPPPKPERPRAADVQPSPKPERPRAADVQPPPKPERPRAADVQPSPKPERPKAADVQPSPKPKRPRATDVEPPPKPERPRAADVQPSPKPERPRAANMEPSSPEPERPRVADVEPPPKPERPRAADVQPSPKPERPRAADVQPSPKPERPRAADMEPSSPEPERPRVADVQPSLKPERRRAADVQPSPKPERPRAADTEPSSPEPERPRVADVEPPPKPERPRAADVEPPPKPERPRVADVEPPPKPERPRAADVQPSSKPERRRATDVQPSPKPERPRAADMEPSSPEPERPRVADVEPPPKPERPRAADVQPSPKPERRRAADVQPTPKPERPRAADVQPTPKPERRRAADVQPSPNPERRRAADVQPTPERPRAADVQPSPKPERPRATDVEPSSPEPKRRRVTDVEPPPKPERPRAADVQPSPKHERRRAADVPPSPKPERRGAADMQPSPKPERPRAADMETSSPEPERPRAADVQPPPKPERPRAADMEPSSPEPERPRAADVQPSPKPERPRAADVQPSPKPERRGAADMQPSPKPERPRAADMEPSSPEPERPRVADVEPPPKPERQRAADVQPTPKPERRRAADVQPSPKPERPRAADMEPSSPEPERPRAADVQPSPKPERRRAADVQPSPKPERPRAADVQPTPKPERPRAADVQPSPKPERRRAADVQPSPNPERWRAADVQPSPNPERPRAADMEPSSPEPERPRAADVQPSPNPERPRAADMEPSSPEPERRRAADVQPSPKPERPRAADMEPSSPEPERPRVADVEPPPKPERPRVADVQPSPKPERPRAADVQPSPKPERPRAADMEPSSPEPERPRVADVEPPPKPERPRAADVQPTPKPERPRAADVQPSPKPERPRAADVQPSPKPEWRRAADVEPPPKPERRRAADVQPSPRGGGPLTCNQHRNPRGGGPLTCNHRQNPRGGEPLTWNHHHPNPRGRGPLTWNHHRNPRDGGSLTCNHRRNPRGRGPLTCNHRRNRRGGGPLTCNHRRNPRGGGPLTCNQHPRGLRPLTCNHHRNPRGEGPLTCNHRRNPRGRGPLTCNHHHPNPRGRGPLTWNHHRNPRGSLTCNHRRNPRGGGPLTCNHRRNPRGGGPLTCNQHTRGLGPLTCNHHRNPRGGGPLTCNQHRNPRGRGPLTCNHHRNPRGRGPLTWNHHHPNPRGGGSLTWNHHRNPRGRGPLTCNHHRNPRGRGPLTCSHCRNPRGRGPLTCNHHHPNPRGGVSLTWNHHRNPRGQGPLTWNHHHPNPERRRVADVEPPPKPERPRAADVQPSPKPEGRRAADMQPSPKPERPRAADVQPPPKPERPRAPDVEPSSPEPKRRRVADVQPSPKPERWRATDVQPSPKPERPRAADMEPSSPEPERPRAADMEPSSPEPERPRVADVQPPRKPKRPRAADVQPSTKPERPRAADVQPSPKPERRRAADVQPTPKPERRRATDVQPSPKPERPRAADMEPSSPEPERPRAADVQPSPKPERPRAADTEPSSPEPERPRVADVEPPPKPERPRAADVEPTPKPERPRAADVQPTPKPERPRAADVQPSPKPERPRAADVQPSPKPERRRAADVEPSSPEPKRRRVADVEPPPKPQRRRAADVQPSPRGREPLTCNHRRNPRGGGPLTCNQHRNPRGQGPLTWNHHHPNPRGRGSVTWNHHRNPRGRGSLTCNHRRNPRGGGPLTCNHRRNPRGRGPLTCNHHHPNPRGGGSLTCNHRRNPRGGGPLTCNQHTRGLGPLTCNHHRNPRGGGLLTCNQHRNPRGRGPLMWNHHHPNPRGGGSLTWNHHRNPRSRGPLMCNHHHPNPGRRRVADVEPPPKPERPRAADVQPSPKPERWRAADVQPPPKPEGPRAADVEPSSPEPKRRRVADVEPPPKPEGPRAADMQPPPKPERPRAADVQPTLKPERPRAPDVEPSSPEPKRRRVADVQPPPKPERPRAADVQPSPRGRGPLTCNQHRNPRGGGPLTCNHRQNPRDRGPLTWNHHHPNPRGRGPLTWNHHRNPRGGGSLTCNHRRNPRGRGPLTCNHRRNRRGGGPLTCNHRRNPRGGGPLTCNQHTRGLGPLTCNHHRNPRGGGPLTCNQHRNPRGRGPLTWNHHHPNPRGGGSLTWNHHRNPRGRGPLTCNHHRNPRGRGPLTCNHCRNPRGRGPLTCNHHHPNPRGGGSLTWNHHRNPRGRGPLTWNHHHPNPERPRAADVQPSPKPERPRAADVQPSPKPERPRAADVQPTPKPERPRAADVQPSPKPERRRAADVQPSPKPEKPRAADVQPPPKPERPRAADVEPSSPEPKRRRVADVEPPPKPERPRAADVQPPPKPERQRATDVQPPPKPERPRAADVQPTPKPERPRAPDMEPPCKLRRPRVADVEPSSPEPKRRRVADVQPPPKPERPRAADVQPSPKPERPRAADVQPTPKPERPRAADVQPSPRGGGPLTCNHRRNPRGGGPLTCNHRRNPRRGGPLTCNHRRNPRGGGPLMCNHRRNPRGRGPLTCNHHHPNPRGGV, translated from the exons GAAAATGTTTCAACGTGCGCAAGAGTTGCGGCGGCGGGCAGAGGACTACCACAAATGCAAA ATCCCCCCTTCTGCAAGAAAGCCTCTTTGCAACTGG GTCAGAATGGCGGCAGCGGAGCATCGTCATTCTTCAGGATTGCCCCACTGGCCCTACCTCACagttgaaactttaaaaaacaggatGGGCCACCAGCCACCTCCTCCAACTCAACAACATTCTATAACTGATAACTCCCTGAGCCTCAAGACACCTTCCGAGTGTCcgctcactcctcttccaccctcacctccaccctcagcggatgataatctcaagacacctcccttagctactcaggaggctgaggcagaaaaaacacccaaacccgagaggcggagggccgctgacgtgcaaccaacacCCGAGAGGCctagggccgctgacgtgcaaccatcaccgaaacccgagaggccgagggccgctgagatggaaccatcatcacccgaacccgagaggccgagggtcgctgacgtggaaccaccaccgaaacccgagaggcagagggccgctgacgtgcaaccatcaccgaaacccgagaggccgagggccgctgacgtgcaaccaacaccgaaacccgagaggccgagggccgctgacgtgcaaccaccaccgaaacccgagaggccgagggcggctgacgtgcaaccaccaccgaaacccgagaggcggagggccgctgacgtggaaccatcatcacccgaacccgagaggccgagggtcgctgacgtggaaccaccaccgaaacccgagaggccgagggccactgacgtgcaaccatcaccgagaGGCgaagggccgctgacgtgcaaccaacaccgaaacccgagaggcggagggtcACTGACATGCAaccatcgccgaaacccgagaggcggagggccgctgataTGCAACCATCGCAGTAACCCGAGAGGCCAAGGGCCCCTGACttgcaaccatcatcacccgaacccaagaggcggagggtcgctgacgtggaagcaccaccgaaacccgagaggccgagggccactGACATGGAACtgtcatcacccgaacccaagaggcagagggccgctgacgtggaaccaccaccgaaacccgagaggcctaGGGCCACTGacatgcaaccatcaccgaaacccaagaggcggagggccgctgacgtccaaccaacaccgaaacccgagaggccgagggccgctgacatggaaccatcatcacccaaacccaagaggcggagggtcgctgatgtggaaccaccaccgaaacccgagaggcagggggccgctgacgtgcaaccatcgccgaaacccgagaggccgagcgcccctgacgtgcaaccatcatcacccgaacccaagaggcggagggtcgctgacgtggaaccaccaccgaaacccgagagtccgagggccgctgacgtgcagccatcaccgaaacccgagagtccgagggccgctgacgtggaaccatcatcacccgaaccccgagaggcggagggccgctgacgtgcaaccaccaccgaaacccgagaggccgagggccgctgacgtggatccatcatcacccgaacccgagaggccgagggtcgctgacgtggaaccaccaccgaaacccgagaggccgagggccgctgacgtgcaaccatcaccgaaacccgagaggccgagggccgctgacgtgcaaccatcactgaaacccgagaggccgagggccgctgacatggaaccatcatcacccgaacccgagaggccgagggccgctgacatgcaaccatcaccgaaacccgagaggccgagggccgctgacgtggaaccatcatcacccgaacccgagaggccgagggtcgGTGACGtcgaaccaccaccgaaacccgagaggcagagggccgctgatgtgcaaccatcaccgaaacccgagaggccgagggccaatgacgtgcaaccatcaccgaaacccgagaggcagagggccgctgacgtgcaaccatcaccgaaacccgagaggccgagggctgctgacatggaaccatcatcacccgaacccgagaggccgagggtcggtgacgtggaaccaccaccgaaacccgagaggcagagggccgctgacgtgcaaccatcaccaaaacccgagaggccgaaGGCCGCTGATGtgcaaccaccaccgaaacccgagaggcggagggccgctgacgtggaaccatcatcacccgaacccgagaggccgagggccgctgacgtgcaaccaccaccgaaacccgagaggcggagggccgctgacgtgcaaccatcaccgaaacccgagaggcagagggccgctgacgtgcaaccatcgccgaaacccgagaggccgagggccgctgacgtggaaccaccaccgaaacccgagaggccaagggccgctgacgtgcaaccatcaccgaaacccgagaggccgagggccgctgacgtggaaccatcatcacccgaacccgagaggccgagtgtcgctgacgtgcaaccatcaccgaaacccgagaggcggagggctgctgacgtgcaaccaccaccgaaacccgagaggcggagggccgctgacgtggaaccatcatcacccgaacccgagaggccgagggtcgctgacgtggaaccaccaccgaaacccgagaggccgagggccgctgacgtgcaaccatcaccgaaacccgagaggccgagggccgctgacgtacaaccaccaccgaaacccgagaggccgagggccgctgacgtgcaaccatcaccgaaacccgagaggccgaaggccgctgacgtgcaaccatcgccgAAACCCAAGAGGCCGAGGGccactgacgtggaaccaccaccgaaacccgagaggccgagggccgctgacgtgcaaccatcaccgaaacccgagaggccgagggccgctaacatggaaccatcatcacccgaacccgagaggccgagggtcgctgacgtggaaccaccaccgaaacccgagaggccgagggccgctgacgtgcaaccatcaccgaaacccgagaggccgagggccgctgacgtgcaaccatcaccgaaacccgagaggccgagggccgctgacatggaaccatcatcacccgaacccgagaggccgagggtcgctgacgtgcaaccatcactgaaacccgagaggcggagggccgctgacgtgcaaccatcaccaaaacccgagaggccgagggccgctgacacggaaccatcatcacccgaacccgagagaccgagggtcgctgacgtggaaccaccaccgaaacccgagaggccgagggccgctgacgtggaaccaccaccgaaacccgagaggccgagggtcgctgacgtggaaccaccaccgaaacccgagaggccgagggccgctgacgtgcaaccatcatcgaaacccgagaggcggagggccactgacgtgcaaccatcaccgaaacccgagaggccgagggccgctgacatggaaccatcatcacccgaacccgagaggccgagggtcgctgacgtggaaccaccaccaaaacccgagaggccgagggccgctgacgtgcaaccatcgccgaaacccgagaggcggagggccgctgacgtgcaaccaacaccgaaacccgagaggccgagggccgctgacgtgcaaccaacaccgaaacccgagaggcggagggccgctgacgtgcaaccatcgccgaaccccgagaggcggagggccgctgacgtgcaaccaacacCCGAGAGGCctagggccgctgacgtgcaaccatcgccgaaacccgagaggccgagggccactgacgtggaaccatcatcacctgaacccaagaggcggagggtcactgacgtggaaccaccaccgaaacccgagaggccgagggccgctgacgtgcaaccatcgccgaaacacgagaggcggagggccgctgacgtgccaccatcaccgaaacccgagaggcggggGGCCGCTGacatgcaaccatcaccgaaacccgagaggccgagggccgctgacatggAAACATCCTCAcccgaacccgagaggccgagggccgctgacgtgcaaccaccaccgaaacccgagaggccgagggccgctgacatggaaccatcatcacccgaacccgagaggccgagggccgctgacgtgcaaccatcaccgaaacccgagaggccgagggccgctgacgtgcaaccatcaccgaaacccgagaggcggggGGCCGCTGacatgcaaccatcaccgaaacccgagaggccgagggccgctgacatggaaccatcatcacccgaacccgagaggccgagggtcgctgacgtggaaccaccaccgaaaccggagaggcagagggccgctgacgtgcaaccaacaccgaaacccgagaggcggagggccgctgacgtgcaaccatcaccgaaacccgagaggccgagggccgctgacatggaaccatcatcacccgaacccgagaggccgagggccgctgacgtgcaaccatcaccaaaacccgagaggcggagggccgctgacgtgcaaccatcaccgaaacccgagaggccgagggccgctgacgtgcaaccaacaccgaaacccgagaggcctaGGGCCGctgatgtgcaaccatcaccgaaacccgagaggcggagggccgctgacgtgcaaccatcaccgaaccccgagaggtggagggccgctgacgtgcaaccatcaccgaaccccgagaggccgagggccgctgacatggaaccatcatcacccgaacccgagaggccgagggccgctgacgtgcaaccatcaccgaaccccgagaggccgagggccgctgacatggaaccatcatcacccgaacccgagaggcggagggccgctgacgtgcaaccatcaccgaaacccgagaggccgagggccgctgacatggaaccatcatcacccgaacccgagaggccgagggtcgctgacgtggaaccaccaccgaaacccgagaggccgagggtcgctgacgtgcaaccatcaccgaaacccgagaggccgagggccgctgacgtgcaaccatcaccgaaacccgagaggccgagggccgctgacatggaaccatcatcacccgaacccgagaggccgagggtcgctgacgtggaaccaccaccgaaacccgagaggccgagggccgctgacgtgcaaccaacaccgaaacccgagaggccgagggccgctgacgtgcaaccatcgccgaaacccgagaggcctagggccgctgacgtgcaaccatcaccgaaacccgagtggcggagggccgctgacgtggaaccaccaccgaaacccgagaggcggagggccgctgacgtgcaaccatcaccgagaggcggagggccgctgacgtgcaaccaacaccgaaacccgagaggcggagggccgctgacgtgcaaccaccgccaaaacccgagaggcggagagccgctgacgtggaaccatcatcacccgaacccaagaggcagagggccgctgacgtggaaccaccaccgaaacccgagagacGGAGGGTCGCTGACATGCAACcaccgccgaaacccgagaggccgagggccgctgacgtgcaaccaccgTCGAAACCGGAGAggtggagggccgctgacgtgcaaccatcgccgaaacccgagaggcggagggccgctgacgtgcaaccaacacCCGAGAGGCCTACGgccactgacgtgcaaccatcaccgaaacccaaGAGGCgaagggccgctgacgtgcaaccatcgccgaaacccgagaggccgagggcccctgacgtgcaaccatcatcacccgaacccaagaggcagaggaccgctgacgtggaaccaccaccgaaacccgcgagggtcgctgacgtgcaaccaccgccgaaacccgagaggcggagggccgctgacgtgcaaccatcgccgaaacccgagaggcggagggccgctgacgtgcaaccaacacACAAGAGGCCTAGGgccactgacgtgcaaccatcaccgaaacccaagaggcggagggccgctgacgtgcaaccaacaccgaaacccgagaggccgaggtccgctgacgtgcaaccatcaccgaaacccgagaggccgagggccgctgacatggaaccatcatcacccgaacccaagaggcggagggtcgctgacgtggaaccaccaccgaaacccgagaggcagagggccgctgacgtgcaaccatcaccgaaacccgagaggccgagggccgctgacctgcAGCCAttgccgaaacccgagaggtCGAGGGCccctgacgtgcaaccatcatcacccgaacccaagaggtggagtgtcgctgacgtggaaccaccaccgaaacccgagaggccaagggccgctgacgtggaaccatcatcacccgaaccccgagaggcggagggtcgctgacgtggaaccaccaccaaaacccgagaggccgagggccgctgacgtgcaaccatcgccgaaacccgaggggcggagggccgctgacatgcaaccatcgccgaaacccgagaggccgagggccgctgacgtgcaaccaccaccgaaacccgagaggccgagggcccctgacgtggaaccatcatcacccgaacccaagaggcggagggtcgctgacgtgcaaccatcaccgaaacccgagaggtggagggccactgacgtgcaaccatcaccgaaacccgagaggccgagggccgctgacatggaaccatcctcacccgaacccgagaggccgagggccgctgacatggaaccatcctcacccgaacccgagaggccgagggtcgctgacgtgcaaccaccaCGGAAACccaagaggccgagggccgctgacgtgcaaccatcgacgaaacccgagaggcctagggccgctgacgtgcaaccatcaccgaaacccgagaggcggagggccgctgacgtgcaaccaacaccgaaacccgagaggcggagggccactgacgtgcaaccatcaccgaaacccgagaggccgagggccgctgacatggaaccatcatcacccgaacccgagaggccgagggccgctgacgtgcaaccatcaccgaaacccgagaggccgagggccgctgacacggaaccatcatcacccgaacccgagaggccgagggtcgctgacgtggaaccaccaccgaaacccgagaggccgagggccgctgacgtggaaccaacaccgaaacccgagaggccgagggccgctgacgtgcaaccaacaccgaaacccgagaggccgagggccgctgatgtgcaaccatcgccgaaacccgagaggccgagggccgctgacgtgcaaccatcaccaaaacccgagaggcggagggccgctgacgtggaaccatcatcacccgaacccaagaggcggagggtcgctgatgtggaaccaccaccgaaaccccagaggcggagggccgctgacgtgcaaccatcaccgagaGGCAGAgagccgctgacgtgcaaccatcgccgaaacccaagaggcggagggccgctgacgtgcaaccaacaccgaaacccgagaggccaagggccgctgacatggaaccatcatcacccgaacccaagaggcagagggtcggtgacgtggaaccaccaccgaaacccgagaggccgagggtcgCTGACATGCAACcaccgccgaaacccgagaggcggagggccgctgacgtgcaaccatcgccgaaacccgagaggccgagggccccTGACttgcaaccatcatcacccgaacccaagaggcggagggtcgctgacgtgcaaccaccgtcgaaacccgagaggcggagggccgctgacgtgcaaccaacacACGAGAGGCCTAGGgccactgacgtgcaaccatcaccgaaacccaagaggcggagggctgctgacgtgcaaccaacaccgaaacccgagaggccgagggccgctgatgtggaaccatcatcacccgaacccaagagggggagggtcgctgacgtggaaccaccaccgaaacccgagaagCCGAGGGCCGCtgatgtgcaaccatcatcacccgaaccccggaaggcggagggtcgctgacgtggaaccaccaccgaaacccgagaggccgagggccgctgacgtgcaaccatcaccgaaacccgagaggtggagggccgctgacgtgcaaccaccaccgaaacccgaggggccaagggccgctgacgtggaaccatcatcacccgaacccaagaggcggagggtcgctgacgtggaaccaccaccgaaacccgaagggccgagggccgctgacatgCAACcaccgccgaaacccgagaggccgagggccgctgacgtgcaaccaacactgaaacccgagaggccgagggcccctgacgtggaaccatcatcacccgaacccaagaggcggagggtcgctgacgtgcaaccaccgccgaaacccgagaggccgagggccgctgacgtgcaaccatcaccgagaggccgagggccgctgacgtgcaaccaacaccgaaacccgagaggcggagggccgctgacgtgcaaccaccgccaaaacccgagagacagagggccgctgacgtggaaccatcatcacccgaacccaagaggcagagggccgctgacgtggaaccaccaccgaaacccgagaggcggagggtcgctgacATGCAACcaccgccgaaacccgagaggccgagggccgctgacgtgcaaccaccgTCGAAACCGGAGAggtggagggccgctgacgtgcaaccatcgccgaaacccgagaggcggagggccgctgacgtgcaaccaacacACGAGAGGCCTAGGgccactgacgtgcaaccatcaccgaaacccaagaggcggagggccgctgacgtgcaaccaacaccgaaacccgagaggccgagggccgctgacatggaaccatcatcacccgaacccaagaggcggagggtcgctgacgtggaaccaccaccgaaacccgagaggcagagggccgctgacgtgcaaccatcaccgaaacccgagaggccgagggccgctgacctgcAACCAttgccgaaacccgagaggccgagggcccctgacgtgcaaccatcatcacccgaacccaagaggcggagggtcgctgacgtggaaccaccaccgaaacccgagaggccgagggccgctgacgtggaaccatcatcacccgaaccccgagaggccgagggccgctgacgtgcaaccatcgccgaaacccgagaggccgagggccgctgacgtgcaaccatcgccgaaacccgagaggccgagggccgctgacgtgcaaccaactccgaaacccgagaggccgagggccgctgacgtgcaaccatcgccgaaacccgagaggcggagggctgctgacgtgcaaccatcaccgaaacccgagaagccgagggccgctgacgtgcaaccaccaccgaaacccgagaggccgagggccgctgacgtggaaccatcatcacccgaacccaagaggcggagggtcgctgacgtggaaccaccaccgaaacccgagaggccgagggccgctgacgtgcaaccaccgccgaaacccgagaggcagagggccactgacgtgcaaccaccgccaaaacccgagaggccgagggccgctgacgtgcaaccaacaccgaaacccgagaggccaagGGCCCCTGACATGGAACCACCATGCaaactcaggaggccgagggtcgctgacgtggaaccatcatcacccgaacccaagaggcggagggtcgctgacgtgcaaccaccgccgaaacccgagaggccgagggccgctgacgtgcaaccatcgccgaaacccgagaggccgagggccgctgacgtgcaaccaacaccgaaacccgagaggccgagggccgctgacgtgcaaccatcaccgagaggtggagggccgctgacgtgcaaccaccgccgaaacccgagaggcggagggccgctgacgtgcaaccaccgCCGAAACCCGAGgcgcggagggccgctgacgtgcaaccaccgccgaaacccgagaggcggagggccgctgatgTGCAACcaccgccgaaacccgagaggccgagggccgctgacatgcaaccatcatcacccgaacccaagaggcggagtttGA